Proteins found in one Channa argus isolate prfri chromosome 7, Channa argus male v1.0, whole genome shotgun sequence genomic segment:
- the rwdd1 gene encoding RWD domain-containing protein 1, whose amino-acid sequence MTDYAEEQRNELEAIESIYPDSFTVLSDDPTSFTITVTSDAGANGETVEAMLKFTYVEKYPDEPPLWEIHSQENLEESDVKDILTLLQQQAEENLGMVMIFTLVTAVQEKLNEMVDMMKHRQEEEKQRKEREAEEAEKIAFQGTVVTIENFLAWKATFELEVAELRRKRQKEEEQAGKPKLTGKQLFERDHNLDTSDIQFLEDAGNNVEVDESLFQDIEDLDLDEDDPDFDPLEMGSDED is encoded by the exons ATGACAGACTACGCCGAGGAGCAAAGGAATGAACTCGAAGCTATAGAGTCCATCTACCCAGACTCTTTCACAG tgcttTCAGATGATCCCACCAGCTTCACCATCACTGTAACATCGGATGCAGGGGCAAATGGTGAAA CTGTGGAAGCAATGCTAAAGTTCACATATGTAGAGAAATACCCAGATGAACCTCCACTGTGGGAGATCCACTCTCAGGAGAACCTGGAGGAAAGTGATGTGAAGGATATCCTCACGTTACTGCAACAACAG GCAGAAGAAAACCTGGGCATGGTAATGATTTTCACCTTGGTGACAGCTGTTCAGGAAAAACTCAACGAAATGGTGGATATGATGAAACACAGACAAGAAGAGGAAAAGCAGCggaaggagagagaggcagaggaagcagagaag ATAGCGTTCCAGGGGACAGTAGTAACTATTGAAAACTTCCTTGCATGGAAAGCCACGTTTGAGCTAGAGGTGGCAGAATTGAggaggaaaagacagaaggaggaggagcaggcaGGAAAACCCAAACTTACAGGTAAAC AGCTGTTTGAGAGAGATCACAACCTGGACACATCAGATATTCAGTTCCTTGAAGATG CTGGAAACAATGTTGAAGTGGACGAGTCACTGTTCCAGGACATTGAGGACTTGGACTTGGATGAGGACGACCCTGATTTTGACCCCTTAGAGATGGGCAGTGATGAGGACTGA
- the LOC137131069 gene encoding amine sulfotransferase-like, which translates to MDLHDANPHVHELVLHKGFWLINGIHDLDDVDQISSLETRDSDVFVVTYPKSGTIWMQQILLLLEAKGDVTTISKLNNLSNGDLIPWIEIKGGRQSFITASSPRKNVSHLPYHFMPSSLSQKKGKVIYVARNPKDVLVSYYHFHKMAKMLETPKDFNDFFEKFLKGRVFASSWFEHIKSWYSHKDDVNMLFITYEEMIQDLQAAVERISLFLGEELSDEELSNTVKHSTFSNMRKIPQASYEQVPGDLLDHHQGRFMRKGTIGDWKNHFTVAQNEKFEEHFHREMMDFPLSFIWDIKDIK; encoded by the exons ATGGATTTACATGACGCCAATCCTCATGTCCATGAACTGGTGTTACACAAAGGCTTCTGGTTGATCAACGGAATTCATGATCTAGATGATGTGGACCAGATTTCCAGCCTCGAGACCAGAGACTCCGATGTGTTTGTTGTCACATACCCAAAGTCAG GGActatctggatgcagcagatcTTGCTGCTGCTTGAGGCAAAGGGAGATGTGACAACCATCAGTAAACTCAACAACTTATCAAATGGTGATCTCATCCCCTGGATTGAAATAAAAGGTGGCAGACAGTCATTCATAACGGCTTCATCACCCAGGAAAAACGTCTCTCATTTGCCGTACCACTTCATGCCTTCTTCTCTGAGCCAGAAGAAGGGCAAG gTGATTTACGTGGCAAGAAATCCCAAAGATGTGCTTGTATCTTACTACCACTTCCATAAGATGGCAAAAATGTTGGAAACTCCAAAGGATTTTAATGACTTCTTTGAAAAATTCCTGAAAGGACGTG TGTTTGCAAGCAGCTGGTTTGAGCACATTAAGTCTTGGTATTCACACAAGGATGATGTAAACATGCTGTTCATCACTTATGAAGAAATGATTCAA GACCTGCAGGCTGCAGTGGAGAGGATCTCCTTGTTCCTTGGTGAAGAGCTCAGTGATGAGGAGCTGTCCAACACTGTGAAACACAGCACCTTCAGCAACATGAGGAAGATCCCTCAGGCCAGTTACGAGCAGGTGCCGGGTGACCTGCTCGACCACCACCAGGGAAGATTTATGAGGAAAG GCACCATCGGTGACTGGAAGAACCACTTCACTGTGGCTCAGAACGAGAAGTTTGAAGAGCACTTCCACAGAGAGATGATGgactttcctctgtcttttatcTGGGACATCAAGGACATTAAGTGA